A genome region from Populus alba chromosome 5, ASM523922v2, whole genome shotgun sequence includes the following:
- the LOC118029823 gene encoding uncharacterized protein has product MKATKAAATKKTPAGRKPAAAKAAPDSATEETLVPKTPGNAKQTQNNDMTPLPITGSDSKLEQSPVEGTSVHMDVSMATPDTTKPLPIKKKVVRRVVKVVKKTPANAKVLSEQTPKTMIASKSKVEESSKEEELAAENVGESLKKEEVTMKVENSKVESVAVSVKEEEGVEEPVLDSSKDDGAISDLVWDSVTKKQTAVEELVKVSRNGEPDSGGNGMDVKEDERKDMDDEVKPINEAVKMEETLKDEVRREEAQPEQDEYGGDDGYEEYGDRVDFEDPGEDDFEDPDEPAEEADAMEDERRELTAVAKERKIKKEYEIFVGGLDRDATEEDLRKVFEKIGEVVEVRLHKNLSTNRNKGYAFVKFASKEHVKRALSEMKNPVIRGKRCGTAPSEDNDTLFLGNICNTWTKEAIRKKLKDYGVEGVETITVVSDAQHEGRSRGFAFLEFACHSDAMLAYKRLQKPDVVFGHPERTAKVAFAEPIREPDPEIMAQVKTIFLDGLPPHWDEDRVRECLKGYGEIVRVVLARNMSTAKRKDFGFVDFSTHDAAVACIEGINNREFGNGNTKTRVKARLSNPLPKTQAVKGGMCGGFRIGHSGSGNFSRFGRGFGRGGHHSNWANFQRGRGFYQRGRGQTSRMVPHEYDYNDRYGMLHGRQGGRRGTFRGGYHTAGRGMTAGPSRSNMNRAWHDIPERGHRDHVSSRRQPFSPEETFDRRFVGRHFDDPYFYDDGPHGMKRPFYMTDQDPDYMEPSRLRPRLDYSDPRLDYADPAASFRGTHYRDAYGAGSEPYFHEYRGSDYASYPPYYGSDHSYGGGYRY; this is encoded by the exons ATGAAAGCTACGAAAGCAGCCGCAACTAAGAAAACACCGGCGGGAAGGAAACCTGCCGCTGCCAAAGCCGCTCCTGATTCTGCCACCGAGGAGACACTGGTTCCAAAAACTCCAGGCAACGCCAAGCAGACACAAAATAATGACATGACACCGTTGCCAATTACTGGTTCTGATTCTAAACTTGAACAATCACCAG ttgaaGGAACAAGTGTACATATGGACGTGAGCATGGCGACGCCGGATACTACGAAGCCACTTCCGATTAAGAAGAAGGTTGTGAGGAGAGTGGTGAAGGTGGTGAAGAAAACTCCTGCCAATGCAAAAGTTCTTTCAGAACAAACACCAAAAACTATGATTGCCTCAAAGTCTAAGGTTGAAGAAAGCTCAAAGGAGGAGGAACTTGCTGCTGAGAATGTTGGAGAATCCTTAAAGAAGGAAGAAGTTACGATGAAAGTGGAAAATTCTAAGGTTGAAAGTGTTGCTGTCTCTGTAAAGGAGGAGGAAGGTGTGGAAGAGCCTGTACTCGATTCTAGCAAGGATGATGGAGCTATTAGTGATTTGGTTTGGGACTCTGTGACAAAGAAACAAACTGCTGTGGAAGAGCTTGTGAAAGTATCTAGGAATGGAGAACCTGACAGTGGGGGAAACGGGATGGATGTTAAGGAGGATGAGAGGAAAGACATGGATGATGAAGTAAAGCCCATAAACGAGGCTGTTAAGATGGAAGAGACTTTGAAGGATGAGGTTCGGAGAGAAGAGGCGCAGCCCGAGCAAGATGAGTATGGTGGGGATGATGGATATGAGGAGTATGGAGATCGAGTGGATTTTGAAGATCCTGGTGAGGATGACTTTGAAGATCCAGACGAGCCTGCCGAGGAAGCTGATGCAATGGAAGACGAACGCAGGGAACTAACAGCTGTTGCTAAGGAGCGTAAGATTAAGAAAGAGTATGAGATATTTGTTGGTGGGTTGGATAGGGATGCTACTGAGGAGGATTTGAGAAAGGTTTTTGAGAAGATTGGTGAAGTGGTTGAAGTTCGATTACACAAGAATCTTTCAACGAATAGGAATAAAGGATACGCGTTTGTGAAATTTGCAAGCAAGGAGCATGTGAAGCGCGCTTTGTCAGAAATGAAAAACCCTGTG ATTCGTGGAAAACGATGTGGGACAGCACCAAGTGAGGACAATGATACATTGTTCTTGGGAAATATATGCAACACATGGACAAAGGAAGCT ATAAGGAAAAAGTTGAAGGATTATGGTGTTGAAGGAGTTGAGACCATCACTGTTGTCTCAGATGCTCAACATGAAGGGAGAAGTCGTGGTTTTGCATTTCTTGAGTTCGCTTGTCATTCTGATGCAATGCTTGCATACAAGAGGCTTCAGAAGCCTGATGTTGTATTTGGCCATCCAGAGAGAACTGCTAAAGTGGCATTTGCTGAACCTATACGTGAGCCTGACCCTGAAATTATGGCTCAGGTTAAGACTATATTTCTTGATGGCCTTCCCCCACACTGGGATGAAGACCGTGTTAGGGAGTGCTTGAAAGGTTATGGAGAGATTGTGAGAGTTGTCCTAGCACGAAATATGTCAACTGCCAAGAGAAAGGATTTTGGATTTGTTGATTTCTCTACGCATGATGCTGCTGTTGCTTGTATTGAGGGAATAAATAATAGAGAATTTGGTAATGGTAACACAAAG ACGAGAGTTAAAGCAAGGCTGTCAAATCCATTGCCAAAAACTCAGGCTGTGAAGGGTGGAATGTGTGGTGGCTTTCGAATTGGTCATTCTGGAAGTGGAAACTTTTCAAGATTTG GAAGGGGTTTTGGGCGTGGTGGACATCACTCCAACTGGGCAAATTTCCAACGTGGCAGGGGTTTCTATCAACGAGGACGTGGTCAAACTAGTAGAATGGTTCCTCATGAGTATGACTATAATGATCGATATGGCATGCTTCATGGGAGGCAAG GAGGGAGAAGGGGTACTTTCAGAGGAGGTTATCACACAGCTGGTAGAGGTATGACTGCTGGGCCATCAAGATCTAATATGAATAGAGCTTGGCATGATATCCCTGAGCGAGGACACAGGGACCATGTTTCTTCAAGGAGGCAACCATTTTCTCCTGAAGAAACCTTTGACCGACGTTTTGTTGGAAGGCACTTTGATGACCCCTATTTTTATGATGATGGACCACATGGAATGAAGCGGCCATTTTACATGACT GACCAAGATCCTGATTACATGGAACCTAGTAGGCTTCGACCCCGGTTAGATTACTCTGATCCTCGATTAGATTATGCTGATCCAGCAGCTTCATTTCGTGGGACACATTATCGTG ATGCATATGGAGCAGGCAGTGAACCCTACTTTCATGAATATCGTGGTTCTGAT TATGCTTCATATCCACCTTATTATGGGAGCGACCATTCATATGGCGGTGGTTACCGCTATTAG
- the LOC118029826 gene encoding uncharacterized protein isoform X2 gives MGASESSLSSSQKLTDEITTVTERSEAVDPILERLESLKITRPILTSPRKEEGSLTDILVRKASASSAPAVNPNVLLELFSIYRDWLEAKVQQISKKQEEIGNKIEVADVLAIKLLQRFNYSVSAMKTASQNLSEVHSLQVEIGELKGRLTEVISNCDALCDRITTEGPESLRSSVKPFSIATADPEISSSSSSVQRVLKSYPPSNEARSDASDASFLNAITRNRY, from the exons ATGGGTGCCTCCGAGTCTAGTCTTTCAAGTTCGCAG AAACTGACAGATGAGATCACTACTGTCACTGAGAGATCAGAAGCTGTGGATCCCATTTTGGAGAGGCTCGAATCCCTCAAAATT ACAAGGCCAATATTAACTTCACCTCGAAAGGAAGAAGGTAGTTTGACTGACATTTTGGTGAGGAAGGCATCGGCTTCTTCAGCTCCTG CTGTAAATCCAAATGTGTTGTTGGAGCTCTTCTCGATATATCGTGATTGGCTAGAGGCGAAGGTCCAGCAGATTAGCAAGAAACAG GAGGAGATAGGAAATAAGATAGAAGTGGCAGATGTTTTGGCAATTAAACTTCTTCAAAGGTTTAATTACTCGGTGTCAGCAATGAAGACTGCTTCGCAGAATCTATCAGAAG TTCATTCTCTGCAGGTGGAGATTGGGGAGTTAAAAGGGAGGTTGACTGAGGTGATTAGTAATTGTGATGCATTGTGCGATAGAATTACTACAGAGGGACCAGAATCTCTTCGTTCATCAGTTAAGCCATTTTCAATTGCCACTGCTGACCCAGAGATCAGCTCTAGCTCATCATCTGTGCAAAGAGTACTAAAATCTTATCCACCTTCAAACGAAGCCAG ATCTGATGCATCTGATGCTTCCTTTTTAAACGCTATTACGAGAAATAGATATTGA
- the LOC118029827 gene encoding GDP-mannose 4,6 dehydratase 1: MASESDQPRSASTTLVNGEIKPKIALVTGITGQDGSYLTEFLLNKGYEVHGLIRRSSNFNTQRINHIYIDPHNVHKARMKLHYADLSDASSLRRWLDTIYPDEVYNLAAQSHVAVSFEVPDYTADVVATGTVRLLEAVRSHIAATGRSHVKYYQAGSSEMFGSTPPPQSETTPFHPRSPYAASKCAAHWYTVNYREAYGLFACNGILFNHESPRRGENFVTRKITRALGRIKAGLQSKLFLGNLQASRDWGFAGDYVEAMWMMLQQEKPDDYVVATEESHTVEEFLEVAFGYVGMNWKDHVVIDKKYFRPAEVDNLKGDSSKARKVLGWKPKVGFEQLVKMMVDEDVDLAKREKVLVDAGYINAQQQP, translated from the coding sequence ATGGCATCCGAATCAGACCAACCCCGATCCGCCTCCACCACTCTCGTCAACGGCgaaatcaaacccaaaatcGCCCTGGTCACCGGTATAACCGGCCAAGATGGTTCATATCTCACTGAATTCCTCCTCAACAAAGGCTATGAAGTTCATGGGCTGATTCGTAGGTCCTCCAATTTCAACACGCAGCGGATTAACCATATTTATATAGATCCACACAATGTCCATAAAGCCCGAATGAAGCTACATTATGCAGATCTCTCTGACGCGTCGTCTCTCCGTCGTTGGCTCGACACAATCTACCCCGACGAAGTCTACAACCTTGCAGCCCAATCCCATGTGGCAGTCTCTTTCGAAGTCCCTGATTACACGGCGGATGTCGTCGCCACAGGAACTGTCCGCCTTCTTGAGGCGGTGAGGTCTCATATTGCCGCGACAGGGCGAAGCCATGTCAAGTACTATCAAGCGGGATCTTCGGAAATGTTTGGGTCTACGCCGCCACCGCAATCAGAAACCACCCCATTTCATCCAAGATCACCATATGCCGCGTCAAAATGCGCGGCGCATTGGTACACTGTTAATTACAGGGAGGCTTATGGGCTGTTTGCTTGCAATGGGATTTTATTCAATCACGAATCTCCTCGTCGCGGGGAGAATTTTGTAACCCGAAAGATCACGAGGGCTCTTGGGAGAATTAAGGCGGGGTTGCAGAGTAAGTTGTTTTTAGGGAATTTGCAGGCCTCGAGGGATTGGGGTTTTGCAGGGGATTACGTGGAGGCAATGTGGATGATGTTGCAGCAGGAAAAGCCTGATGATTATGTGGTTGCGACAGAGGAATCGCATACGGTGGAGGAGTTTTTGGAAGTGGCATTTGGGTATGTTGGGATGAATTGGAAGGATCATGTTGTAATTGATAAGAAGTATTTTAGGCCTGCTGAAGTGGATAATTTGAAAGGGGATTCGAGCAAGGCGAGGAAAGTGCTTGGCTGGAAGCCTAAAGTCGGGTTTGAGCAATTGGTGAAGATGATGGTCGATGAAGATGTTGATTTAGCTAAGAGGGAGAAGGTTCTTGTTGATGCTGGTTACATCAATGCTCAGCAACAGCCTTGA
- the LOC118029828 gene encoding UPF0481 protein At3g47200, translating into MIKTSEMESNSLEDEEANRAIRIWEVNEDRLSLMHQKISDPPKLLTRAAANSSCCIFKVPQRFIDINGKSYQPHVVSIGPYHHGEEHLKMIEEHKWRYLGSILSRTQSKGLDLEVLLKAIQPLEKKARECYSQIIHFDTDEFIEMMVVDGCFIIELFRKVGNVVEFEVDDPIVTMAWIIPFFYRDLLRLENQIPFFVLECLFDITRMPGEESGPSLCKLALDFFNYALQRPDNIVARHNDLNAKHLLDLVRSSFIDFEQGQSLHVDTSTPMIHSVSKLRRAGIELSQGNPEDSFLVVKFKNGVIEMPTITIDETITSFLLNCVAFEQCHNGSSKHFTTYATLLDCLVNTFRDVEHLSDCNIIENYFGTDSEVASFINDLGKEVAFDIERCYLSKLFHDIDQYYKNSWHVQWASFKYTYFRTPWSFVSALAALIILLLTVSQTVYTIYGTYKK; encoded by the coding sequence ATGATCAAGACGAGTGAAATGGAGAGCAATTCACTAGAAGATGAAGAAGCCAATCGTGCCATAAGAATTTGGGAGGTGAACGAGGATCGCTTGAGCTTGATGCACCAAAAAATCTCCGACCCACCAAAATTATTGACCAGAGCAGCTGCTAACAGTTCATGTTGCATCTTTAAAGTCCCCCAGAGGTTCATCGATATCAACGGTAAGTCCTACCAACCTCATGTAGTTTCAATAGGACCTTATCACCATGGTGAGGAACACCTTAAAATGATTGAAGAACACAAGTGGAGATACTTAGGCTCTATCCTCTCGAGGACACAGAGCAAAGGTTTGGACTTGGAGGTCTTGTTGAAGGCAATACAGCCACtagaaaagaaagcaagagaGTGTTACTCACAAATTATCCACTTTGACACTGATGAATTTATTGAGATGATGGTTGTTGATGGTTGTTTTATTATAGAGTTGTTTCGGAAAGTTGGAAATGTTGTTGAATTCGAGGTTGATGACCCCATTGTCACCATGGCATGGATCATACCTTTTTTTTACAGGGATTTACTTAGACTCGAGAACCAGATTCCTTTCTTTGTTCTTGagtgtttatttgatataacaAGAATGCCAGGAGAAGAATCTGGCCCTTCTTTGTGCAAACTGGcgttggatttcttcaattatgcTCTTCAAAGACCAGATAATATTGTTGCAAGGCATAATGATCTTAACGCCAAACATCTACTCGATTTAGTTCGTTCAAGTTTCATAGATTTTGAGCAAGGCCAATCACTCCATGTGGACACATCGACTCCCATGATTCACTCTGTATCCAAACTTCGCCGTGCCGGAATTGAGCTCAGTCAAGGAAATCCCGAGGATAGTTTCTTGGTGGTGAAATTCAAGAACGGGGTGATAGAGATGCCTACCATAACCATTGATGAAACTATAACTTCATTTTTGCTGAACTGCGTAGCATTCGAGCAGTGTCATAATGGTTCTTCCAAGCATTTCACAACGTATGCAACTCTTCTGGATTGCCTGGTTAACACCTTCAGAGATGTAGAACATCTATCCGACTGCAATATTATCGAGAATTACTTTGGTACTGATTCAGAAGTTGCAAGTTTCATCAATGATCTGGGTAAAGAAGTAGCATTTGATATCGAAAGATGCTATTTGTCCAAGCTGTTCCATGATATTGACCAGTACTACAAGAACAGTTGGCACGTACAGTGGGCAAGCTTCAAGTATACTTATTTTAGGACTCC
- the LOC118029826 gene encoding uncharacterized protein isoform X1 — MGASESSLSSSQKLTDEITTVTERSEAVDPILERLESLKITRPILTSPRKEEGSLTDILVRKASASSAPAAVNPNVLLELFSIYRDWLEAKVQQISKKQEEIGNKIEVADVLAIKLLQRFNYSVSAMKTASQNLSEVHSLQVEIGELKGRLTEVISNCDALCDRITTEGPESLRSSVKPFSIATADPEISSSSSSVQRVLKSYPPSNEARSDASDASFLNAITRNRY; from the exons ATGGGTGCCTCCGAGTCTAGTCTTTCAAGTTCGCAG AAACTGACAGATGAGATCACTACTGTCACTGAGAGATCAGAAGCTGTGGATCCCATTTTGGAGAGGCTCGAATCCCTCAAAATT ACAAGGCCAATATTAACTTCACCTCGAAAGGAAGAAGGTAGTTTGACTGACATTTTGGTGAGGAAGGCATCGGCTTCTTCAGCTCCTG CAGCTGTAAATCCAAATGTGTTGTTGGAGCTCTTCTCGATATATCGTGATTGGCTAGAGGCGAAGGTCCAGCAGATTAGCAAGAAACAG GAGGAGATAGGAAATAAGATAGAAGTGGCAGATGTTTTGGCAATTAAACTTCTTCAAAGGTTTAATTACTCGGTGTCAGCAATGAAGACTGCTTCGCAGAATCTATCAGAAG TTCATTCTCTGCAGGTGGAGATTGGGGAGTTAAAAGGGAGGTTGACTGAGGTGATTAGTAATTGTGATGCATTGTGCGATAGAATTACTACAGAGGGACCAGAATCTCTTCGTTCATCAGTTAAGCCATTTTCAATTGCCACTGCTGACCCAGAGATCAGCTCTAGCTCATCATCTGTGCAAAGAGTACTAAAATCTTATCCACCTTCAAACGAAGCCAG ATCTGATGCATCTGATGCTTCCTTTTTAAACGCTATTACGAGAAATAGATATTGA